A window of Deferribacterota bacterium genomic DNA:
GAAATAAAAAGGAGTGTAAAAATTACTAAAAAAAAATCTTCTCTAGCAATTGCTATGGGCAGAAAAATGCCACTTAATATGATTGGGGTGCTTATATATTTTATACCCTTTGAAGACAACATCCTTAAGAATTCAATAATTGCAATAAAAATTACCAATTCTAGTATAAGGTAAAACACAATAGAATTAGAATATATTAAAATAAATATACTAATTGGTATTATAATTGCCGCAGTTAATATTCGTTGTTTAATATTTGTCATTTGTAGTTTTTTTAAATATTTGTTCATCAATTAGGCCATATCGTCTTTTTCTATTTAAATAGTCCTCAATGGCATTGTCAAATTCCTCGCATGTAAAATCTGGCCATAATGTATTTGTGAAAAATAGCTCTGTGTAGGCAAGTCTCCATAACATAAAATTGCTAATCCTTTTTTCACCGCTTGTTCTTATCAAGAGATCAATATCTGGTACTTCAGGATTATACATATATTGGTAGATAGTTTTTTTGTTAATATCCTCAATATCAATCTTATTTTCTCTATGATCACTCAATATTTTTTTAATGGCATCGACAATCTCTTCCTGTCCACCATAACTCAATGCAAAGTTTAGGATCATCTTATTATTGTTTTTTGAGAGCTCAATAGCCTTGTATATTTTCTTTCTTATATTCTTAGGAATATCACCAATCCTACCTGAATATAGAAATTTTATGTTTTTTTCTAAGGCCTTATATAATTCTTTATCAATATAAAAATCTAATAAGTTCATAAGTTCTTCTACTTCTTCTTTTGGTCTAAGCCAATTTTCAGTAGAAAATGCAAACAATGTAAGATATTTAATGTTTCTATCTAGAGTATGGTTGATTATCTTTTTTACTACATCTATGCCAGATTTATGACCAGCAACCCTAGGGAGGTTTCTTTTTTTTGCCCATCTACCATTACCATCCATTATAATTGCAACATGTGATGGTATAGGGTCAAGATTCATTATATCTCCATTATTTCATTTATTTTTTGTTCAACTAGTTCATCAATTTTTTTTACAAATTCATCGGTTAACTGCTGTATGTCATCAGATGTTTTTTTTGCAATATCTTCTGAAATCTCTCCCTCTTTTTCACCTTTTCTTATATTGTCTAAGCCCAGTCTTCGTTCATTTCTTATAGCTATTTTTGCATCCTCAGCCATTTTTTTGACGATCTTTGTTAACTCGGTTCTCCTTTCTTCTGTTAACGGGGGTATCGTAACCCTTATAATCTTGCCATCATTTGTTGGGTTTAACCCTAAGTTGCTGCCCAAAATAGCCTTTTCAATCATTTTTACAGATGAGGGGTCCCACGGTTGAATAGTGACAGTGTGTGGATCTGGTGTGTGTAAGGTTGAGAGTTGATTTATTGGTGTGGGTGTTCCGTAGTAATCAACTTTAATATTGTCAAATAGGCTGATTGATGCCCGTCCTGTTCTTATACTCTTTAATTCACTTCTAAAGTGTATAGTTGTTTTTTCCATTTTTTCTCTAATACTCTTTAAGATGTCGTCAATCATATGAACCTCCTACTATTGTTCCAAGTTTTTCTCCTAAAACAATTTTCTTTAAACCATCTTTTTCATATATATCAAATATAATAATTGGTATATCATTTTCCATACACATACTCACAGCTGTTGAATCCATTACCTTTAAACCCTTATTTATCATCTCTAGATAAGTTATTTTATCATATTTGATAGCATTTTTTATTTTGAGGGGATCGGCAGAATAAACACCGCCTACCCGCGTTGCTTTTATAACTATTTTTGCACCAATTTCAGAGGCTCTAAGGCTTGCTGCTGTATCAGTTGTGAAATAAGGGTTGCCAGTACCAGCTGCAAATATAACTATCCTGCCCTTTTCAAAATGTCGCATAGCTCTTCTTCTAATAAAAGGCTCTGCAATTTGACGCATTTCAATAGCTGTTAAAACTCTTGTTGGGATATTTAAAGCTTCTAAAGCATTTTGAAGTGATAGGGCATTGATAACTGTAGCGAGCATTCCCATATAATCAGCTGATACCCTATCCATATCTTTAGCAGAATCAGATACCCCTCTAAATATGTTTCCACCGCCAATAACAATTCCAATCTCTACGCCAAGTTCATATATTTTTTTTATTTCCTTTGCTATATATTTTACAACATTACCATCAATTCCAAATTTATTTTTACCCATTAGGGCTTCACCGCTTAATTTCAATAATATTTTCTTGTATTTTAGTTTCATCTTATCCGATTGATTTTAATATTCTGTCGAATCTTAACTTAAATTGGCCATCTTCAGAATCCCATGGTAATTGCCATGACCAATATATAAACCATGCCTCACCTTTTATCAATTCTTTATTAACCAAACCCCAATATCTACTATCGAAACTTGAATCTCTATTATCACCCATAACGAAATAATAACCATTAGGCACTGTAAATTCATCGAAACTATCCCTTGGCGCCTTATTAAAATTATCCCCATGGATAACATATTGCTCATCTATTTTCTTTCCATTCCTATAGAGTATTCTATCCTCCATTTTTATTCTATCGCCTGGCAAGCCAATTACCCTTTTTATAAAATCCTTGGTAGGATCGAGGGGCCACTCAAATACTAAAATATCTTGGAATTTAGGCTTTTTAAATTTATAGGCCATTTTATTAACAATAATATGATCCCCTGGTAGTAGTGTGTCCTTCATTGAGCCAGAAGGAATTTTATAAGCTTGAATACAAAAGGCTCTAATAAGCATAGCTATAACAAATGCAACAACCAAAGAGTCTAGGGTCTCTCTCCACTTATTTTTATTCTGTTTTTCCATTTTACACCTTCATATTTTTAAAATAGATAGAAAAGCTTCCTGTGGAATTTCAACCTTTCCAACGTGCTTCATTCTTTTTTTACCTTCTTTTTGTTTTTCAAGCAATTTTTTCTTTCTTGTTATATCTCCACCATAGCATTTTGCTGTTACATTTTTTCTATAGGCTTTTACATTTTTCCTGGCAATAATTTTTTTTCCAATTGCTGCTTGTATAGAAACCTCAAAAAGTTGTCTTGGGATTACCTTTTGTATTCTTTCTACTAGTTCACGGGCTTTATAGTAGGCTTGAGCCCTATCTACAATATAACTTAAAGCGTCAATTGTGTTTTTATTGATCATAATATCAAGTTTAACCAAGTCAGATTCATAATAGCCAATATGTTCATAATCAAATGATGCAAAGCCTTTAGTTGTTGACATTAGTTTATCATAGAAGTCAAGTATCATTTCTGCAAGAGGTAAATTGTATTCAAGGACAACCCTATTCTCTTGAGTATATTTGATATTTTTTTGCTTACCCCTTTTTGATTGCATAAGTTGTATAACATTGCCCACAAATTCATCTGGGATAATGATTGTAGCATACACAAAGGGTTCTTCTACCTTTAATATCTCAGATGGATTAGGCCATAGCGAGGGATTGTCAACCTCTAAGATAGTACTATCTTTTTTGTGCACCCTATATTTAACTGTTGGAGCAGTTGTTATCAGATTTATCCCAAATTCCTTCTCTAATCGCTCTTGAATTATCTCCATATGTAATATACCAAGAAAACCACATCTATAACCTACACCGAGTGATGAAGATGTCTCAGCTTCAAAAGTAAATGAGGGATCGTTTAGGGAGAGTTTTTCAAGAGCATTTTTTAAAACTTCAAGGGCTTCTGGATCGACTAAATAGAAACCGCAATATACTATTGGTTTTATAATCTTAAAGCCCTTTAAAGGCATGTTAATTGGATTATCTACATTCCCTATTGTATCACCAATTTTAACGTCTTTAGGGTGTTTTACCCCTGCAGAAATAAAGCCTATATCCCCTGCTGATAGCCCATTAACGATAGAAGGGAAAGGGTCGAAAATACCTATGCTATCTATTTCATAGGTTTTTTGTGTAGACATAAAAAATATTTTATCTTCTGTTTTCAAGATGCCATCAAATACTCTTACCAATACTATAACACCCCTATAGGCATCATACCAAGAATCAATTATGAGGGCTTTTGGAGGAGCCTTTATATCCCCTTTAGGCTGTGGTATCCTTTCAATAATTGCATCTAACAAGCTATCAATGCCTA
This region includes:
- the lepA gene encoding translation elongation factor 4; the protein is MDVKFTRNFAIIAHIDHGKSTLADRMLELTNSVNERKMKEQFLDDLVVERNRGITVKSRTVCIKYKYKDGNIYKLNLVDTPGHVDFSYEVSRSLKACEGAILVVDASQGVQAQSIANTYKAAELNLEIIPVINKIDLPSADIDKTKREIEELIGIDANSAILTSAKKKIGIDSLLDAIIERIPQPKGDIKAPPKALIIDSWYDAYRGVIVLVRVFDGILKTEDKIFFMSTQKTYEIDSIGIFDPFPSIVNGLSAGDIGFISAGVKHPKDVKIGDTIGNVDNPINMPLKGFKIIKPIVYCGFYLVDPEALEVLKNALEKLSLNDPSFTFEAETSSSLGVGYRCGFLGILHMEIIQERLEKEFGINLITTAPTVKYRVHKKDSTILEVDNPSLWPNPSEILKVEEPFVYATIIIPDEFVGNVIQLMQSKRGKQKNIKYTQENRVVLEYNLPLAEMILDFYDKLMSTTKGFASFDYEHIGYYESDLVKLDIMINKNTIDALSYIVDRAQAYYKARELVERIQKVIPRQLFEVSIQAAIGKKIIARKNVKAYRKNVTAKCYGGDITRKKKLLEKQKEGKKRMKHVGKVEIPQEAFLSILKI
- a CDS encoding isoprenyl transferase, whose amino-acid sequence is MNLDPIPSHVAIIMDGNGRWAKKRNLPRVAGHKSGIDVVKKIINHTLDRNIKYLTLFAFSTENWLRPKEEVEELMNLLDFYIDKELYKALEKNIKFLYSGRIGDIPKNIRKKIYKAIELSKNNNKMILNFALSYGGQEEIVDAIKKILSDHRENKIDIEDINKKTIYQYMYNPEVPDIDLLIRTSGEKRISNFMLWRLAYTELFFTNTLWPDFTCEEFDNAIEDYLNRKRRYGLIDEQIFKKTTNDKY
- the lepB gene encoding signal peptidase I is translated as MEKQNKNKWRETLDSLVVAFVIAMLIRAFCIQAYKIPSGSMKDTLLPGDHIIVNKMAYKFKKPKFQDILVFEWPLDPTKDFIKRVIGLPGDRIKMEDRILYRNGKKIDEQYVIHGDNFNKAPRDSFDEFTVPNGYYFVMGDNRDSSFDSRYWGLVNKELIKGEAWFIYWSWQLPWDSEDGQFKLRFDRILKSIG
- the pyrH gene encoding UMP kinase, which produces MKLKYKKILLKLSGEALMGKNKFGIDGNVVKYIAKEIKKIYELGVEIGIVIGGGNIFRGVSDSAKDMDRVSADYMGMLATVINALSLQNALEALNIPTRVLTAIEMRQIAEPFIRRRAMRHFEKGRIVIFAAGTGNPYFTTDTAASLRASEIGAKIVIKATRVGGVYSADPLKIKNAIKYDKITYLEMINKGLKVMDSTAVSMCMENDIPIIIFDIYEKDGLKKIVLGEKLGTIVGGSYD
- the frr gene encoding ribosome recycling factor encodes the protein MIDDILKSIREKMEKTTIHFRSELKSIRTGRASISLFDNIKVDYYGTPTPINQLSTLHTPDPHTVTIQPWDPSSVKMIEKAILGSNLGLNPTNDGKIIRVTIPPLTEERRTELTKIVKKMAEDAKIAIRNERRLGLDNIRKGEKEGEISEDIAKKTSDDIQQLTDEFVKKIDELVEQKINEIMEI